Proteins found in one Planctomicrobium piriforme genomic segment:
- a CDS encoding rhomboid family intramembrane serine protease, with amino-acid sequence MRRIGTLPTPPLAERFHRYLAHRGIKNRMDVDSGKCEIWVIEESQVQVARDELAAFVANPESKAFDAPLPVPISNPDAPKPPRIKLPRGSQTLWITSFITLLCVALTVAANYGNNPEVTSWLLMTTPGTNGLQQVAQGQVWRLISPIFLHSSNIHLGFNIYMFWILGGMIERNRGSVFLLLLILTIAVLSDLAQFYARGPAFGGLSGVVYGLFGFIWLRSMLLPDDGFFMPQQVVTQMIFWAVLCVLLDDLLPVANAAHFGGLAAGMVWGGLPRFWRD; translated from the coding sequence ATGCGAAGAATTGGAACACTGCCGACTCCCCCGCTCGCCGAACGTTTTCACCGCTACCTGGCGCACCGCGGCATCAAAAACCGCATGGATGTCGACTCCGGCAAGTGTGAAATCTGGGTGATCGAAGAATCGCAGGTGCAAGTCGCCCGAGACGAACTGGCCGCATTCGTCGCCAACCCCGAATCCAAAGCCTTCGACGCCCCGCTCCCGGTTCCGATTTCCAATCCCGATGCCCCCAAGCCGCCCCGCATCAAACTGCCGCGCGGTTCGCAGACGCTCTGGATCACCAGCTTCATCACGCTGCTCTGCGTCGCGCTCACCGTCGCCGCCAACTATGGCAATAACCCCGAAGTGACAAGCTGGCTGTTGATGACCACGCCGGGAACCAATGGTCTCCAGCAGGTCGCCCAGGGACAGGTCTGGCGACTGATCTCGCCGATTTTCTTGCATTCATCCAACATTCACCTGGGCTTCAATATCTACATGTTCTGGATTCTCGGCGGCATGATCGAACGCAATCGCGGGTCGGTCTTTTTGCTCCTGCTGATTCTGACTATTGCCGTTCTGTCCGATCTCGCGCAGTTCTATGCCCGTGGCCCTGCATTTGGCGGCCTCTCCGGCGTGGTCTACGGGCTGTTCGGATTCATCTGGCTGCGATCGATGCTGCTGCCGGATGATGGTTTCTTCATGCCGCAGCAAGTCGTGACGCAAATGATTTTCTGGGCGGTGCTATGCGTCCTGCTGGATGACCTGTTGCCCGTCGCAAACGCCGCCCACTTCGGCGGCCTCGCCGCCGGCATGGTCTGGGGCGGCCTCCCCCGATTCTGGCGAGACTGA
- a CDS encoding YjhG/YagF family D-xylonate dehydratase, with product MPISSRSTPLFVPAIPDVYEIATHGAGPAGSLPISESMLLDSPSGDLFGLTQAAGMGWDPQQLLRDQVLILSTMGGIRAEDGHPIALGYHTGHWEVGLLMRAAAEELNRLECLPFAGYVSDPCDGRSQGTTAMMDSLAYRNDAAVVLKRLIRSLPLRKGVIGVATCDKGLPAMMMALAAQHALPCVIVPGGVTLPPTAGEDAGKVQSIGARFAHGEIDLRHAADMGCRACGSPGGGCQFLGTAATAQVVGEALGLSLPHTALAPSGQPVWTEAAVRSAQAVVEMMRAKKSIRDILTPDALHNAMVVHAAFGGSTNLLLHIPAIAFEAGLKRPTVDDWNHINRLTPRIVDVLPNGPVGHPTVRVFLAGGVPEVMLHLRALNLLRLEALTASGHVLGDVLDAWEKSERRQRFRELLKSHDKIDPDTVIFSPEQARARGLTSTVTFPVGNIAPEGSVIKSTAIDPSVIDADGIYRKRGPARVFTTERAAIAAVKGREGKQIQPGDILVLICRGPLGSGMEETYQITSALKYLPWGKQVAVITDARFSGVSTGACIGHVGPEALAGGPVGKLRDGDLIEIEIDCHALTGRINFIGTAENIISPEAGAAILAARTPSVPLHSDPQLPSETRLWALLQQLGGGTWGGCVYDTDAVEAALTRGLSATPAH from the coding sequence ATGCCGATTTCCAGCCGTTCCACTCCGCTGTTTGTCCCGGCCATTCCCGACGTTTATGAAATCGCCACCCACGGCGCAGGCCCCGCCGGTTCGCTCCCCATCTCCGAGTCGATGCTCCTCGACTCCCCCAGCGGCGACCTCTTCGGGCTGACACAAGCCGCAGGCATGGGCTGGGATCCGCAGCAATTGCTCCGCGATCAGGTGCTGATCCTCAGCACCATGGGGGGGATTCGCGCGGAAGACGGACATCCCATCGCGCTCGGCTATCACACCGGACACTGGGAAGTCGGGCTGCTGATGCGGGCGGCGGCTGAAGAACTCAACCGGCTCGAATGCCTGCCGTTTGCAGGTTATGTCTCCGACCCCTGCGATGGCCGTTCGCAGGGAACCACGGCGATGATGGACAGCCTCGCCTACCGCAACGACGCCGCCGTCGTTTTGAAGCGGCTGATTCGTTCGCTCCCGCTGCGAAAAGGGGTCATCGGCGTCGCTACCTGTGATAAGGGTCTGCCGGCGATGATGATGGCGCTCGCCGCCCAGCATGCGCTCCCTTGCGTGATCGTCCCCGGCGGAGTGACGTTGCCGCCGACGGCCGGAGAAGACGCCGGCAAGGTACAGTCGATCGGCGCTCGATTCGCCCATGGCGAGATCGACCTGCGCCACGCCGCCGACATGGGCTGCCGCGCCTGCGGTTCGCCCGGTGGAGGCTGCCAGTTTCTCGGCACCGCCGCCACCGCGCAAGTTGTCGGCGAAGCATTGGGCCTGTCCCTGCCGCACACCGCCCTCGCTCCCTCAGGTCAACCGGTGTGGACCGAAGCGGCTGTCCGCTCTGCTCAAGCCGTGGTCGAGATGATGCGGGCCAAGAAATCGATTCGCGACATTCTCACGCCCGACGCGCTGCATAATGCGATGGTGGTGCATGCTGCCTTCGGCGGTTCGACGAATCTGCTGCTGCACATTCCGGCGATCGCCTTTGAAGCCGGTCTAAAACGTCCCACTGTGGACGACTGGAACCACATCAATCGTCTCACTCCGCGCATCGTCGATGTACTCCCCAATGGTCCCGTTGGCCATCCCACCGTGCGGGTCTTCCTGGCAGGCGGCGTCCCGGAAGTGATGTTGCATCTACGAGCCCTAAACCTGCTGCGGCTGGAAGCCCTGACCGCCAGCGGCCATGTGCTGGGAGACGTTCTCGACGCCTGGGAAAAGAGCGAACGTCGCCAGCGTTTCCGCGAACTCCTGAAGTCGCACGACAAGATCGATCCTGACACCGTCATCTTCTCGCCGGAACAGGCTCGTGCCCGAGGTCTCACCAGCACCGTCACGTTCCCCGTTGGGAATATCGCGCCGGAAGGCTCGGTCATCAAAAGCACGGCGATCGATCCCAGCGTCATCGACGCCGACGGCATCTACCGCAAGCGGGGACCAGCGCGCGTCTTCACCACCGAACGTGCGGCCATCGCCGCTGTGAAGGGCCGGGAAGGAAAGCAGATTCAGCCCGGCGATATTCTCGTACTGATCTGCCGCGGCCCGCTGGGGTCTGGCATGGAAGAGACCTATCAGATCACGTCGGCGCTCAAGTACCTGCCTTGGGGAAAACAGGTTGCCGTGATTACCGACGCCCGTTTCTCCGGGGTTTCGACAGGCGCCTGCATCGGCCATGTCGGTCCCGAGGCTCTCGCCGGCGGACCGGTGGGGAAGCTCCGCGACGGCGATCTCATCGAAATCGAAATCGATTGCCATGCCCTCACCGGTCGCATCAATTTCATCGGCACGGCCGAGAACATCATTTCGCCTGAAGCGGGCGCAGCGATTCTCGCAGCGAGAACTCCATCCGTCCCGCTGCACTCCGATCCGCAGCTACCATCTGAGACGCGGCTCTGGGCGTTGCTGCAACAACTGGGCGGCGGCACCTGGGGCGGCTGCGTCTATGACACCGACGCCGTCGAAGCCGCCCTCACTCGCGGCCTGTCCGCAACGCCTGCTCACTGA
- a CDS encoding glycosyltransferase family 2 protein encodes MDNLPSVSVIIPQHGRPKLTLQAVSSLLRHSTGGTEIIVVDDGSPSDVLRSLQSQLDPSALLVRSNRRRGVTVSWNLGAAAATGDILVFLNNDTISHGPWIEQLLAPLQNGQARITGVEWRAELSLPVHWQRVIPASGLLAGWCLAMTRNTFHELGGFDERYRLYFSDTDLQLQALARWPNGLFAVAGLPLEHLGHASTRHWLRRGKEWQADHQKFLAKYGKEP; translated from the coding sequence ATGGACAATCTCCCCTCGGTCTCGGTCATCATTCCACAGCATGGCCGACCCAAATTGACGCTGCAGGCGGTCTCATCGCTGCTGCGCCATTCGACGGGCGGAACGGAGATCATCGTTGTCGACGACGGCAGTCCATCGGATGTTTTGCGCTCGCTGCAATCTCAACTGGATCCTTCTGCATTGCTGGTCCGCTCAAACCGCAGGCGCGGGGTCACGGTCAGCTGGAATCTCGGCGCCGCCGCTGCAACAGGCGACATCCTCGTCTTCCTCAACAACGACACCATTTCGCACGGCCCGTGGATTGAACAACTCCTCGCGCCCCTGCAAAACGGTCAGGCGCGGATCACCGGCGTCGAGTGGCGAGCCGAATTGTCGCTGCCAGTTCACTGGCAACGCGTCATTCCTGCCTCGGGCCTGCTTGCAGGCTGGTGTCTCGCGATGACACGCAACACGTTCCATGAGCTGGGGGGCTTCGACGAGCGGTATCGGCTTTATTTTTCCGATACAGATCTGCAGCTTCAGGCACTTGCCCGTTGGCCGAATGGCCTTTTTGCCGTTGCAGGGCTGCCGCTTGAACATCTGGGTCATGCATCAACCCGACACTGGCTGCGCCGCGGTAAAGAATGGCAGGCCGACCATCAAAAGTTCCTCGCCAAGTATGGAAAGGAACCCTGA
- a CDS encoding glycosyltransferase family 4 protein: MRLVQVCNVGQICGGTAACAWTIAKSFPDWEHELLFLSPPTPETRRAFAPLTVKQVDRVDDKVLARFAPHLVILHNTAVRHIGRIEQCPTLQYCHSMGEHAAATLTVACSCWLSQKLPRAVPVLYQPVPRPSAIGPLPLRHLADTLIVGRICTPQRRKWPRDLLDFYAHLAERFPETIWEFVGCPGDFQPDLQVACRHRAEFHPASWDARQLLGRWHALLYHHPTLTESFGRTVSEAMRAGCVPIVDRRGGFVEQVRTDKNGFLCQNINEFAAAISALSQSARWWSMSKAARSTADENFSLRAFRRRFLAMLNQEFSVVSHQFEPSHAFQKQFTLAHSD; encoded by the coding sequence ATGCGGCTGGTTCAAGTTTGCAATGTCGGACAGATCTGCGGGGGGACGGCCGCGTGCGCTTGGACAATCGCCAAGTCGTTCCCTGACTGGGAACATGAGCTCCTGTTTCTCTCTCCGCCCACTCCAGAGACCCGGCGTGCATTCGCACCGCTCACCGTCAAACAGGTCGACCGTGTCGATGACAAAGTTCTGGCCCGGTTCGCACCCCATCTGGTCATCCTGCACAACACCGCTGTGCGGCACATTGGGCGGATCGAGCAATGTCCCACGCTGCAGTACTGCCATTCGATGGGGGAACATGCCGCAGCCACGCTGACGGTTGCCTGTTCATGCTGGCTGTCGCAGAAGTTGCCGCGAGCTGTGCCCGTCCTCTATCAACCGGTTCCCAGGCCGTCCGCCATCGGGCCTCTCCCCCTGCGTCATTTGGCCGACACGCTGATTGTCGGCCGAATCTGCACTCCGCAGCGGAGGAAATGGCCCCGCGACTTGCTCGACTTCTATGCGCATCTTGCCGAGCGATTCCCCGAAACCATATGGGAATTCGTCGGCTGCCCTGGTGATTTCCAGCCTGACCTTCAGGTCGCTTGCCGACACCGCGCGGAGTTTCACCCGGCAAGTTGGGATGCTCGTCAACTCCTGGGGCGCTGGCACGCGTTGCTCTATCACCACCCGACGCTCACGGAGTCGTTCGGCAGAACCGTCTCGGAAGCAATGCGCGCCGGCTGCGTCCCGATCGTGGATCGCCGGGGAGGTTTCGTCGAACAGGTGCGAACAGACAAAAATGGATTTCTCTGTCAGAACATCAACGAGTTTGCCGCAGCGATCTCCGCTCTCAGCCAATCTGCCCGCTGGTGGAGCATGTCCAAAGCCGCGCGATCAACCGCCGACGAGAACTTCTCACTGCGCGCGTTCCGCCGTCGCTTTCTGGCAATGCTCAATCAGGAGTTCTCAGTTGTCAGTCATCAGTTTGAGCCGAGTCACGCATTTCAAAAGCAGTTCACCCTGGCTCATTCCGACTGA
- a CDS encoding alpha/beta hydrolase, with protein sequence MATLEWRQYGALDAHVITAEPAPQLAAIFCHGFGAPGDDLVPLGAQLLQQFPSLLDQVEILMPCAPLSLADQGLPNSRAWWPLDLERLSRTIELSNFDDLRREVPDQLATSRELLLDLIKEVMTTRGLSAGQIVLGGFSQGSMLATDVAMRMPEPPGGLIIWSGTLLNEEDWTQRAPRLKDVPVVQSHGREDPILPYESATWLRDLLTGAGAKIKFIGFRGPHTIPNEAVKAAGQLLESLLDTSTETH encoded by the coding sequence ATGGCGACCCTCGAATGGCGGCAATACGGCGCGCTGGATGCCCACGTCATCACGGCAGAACCTGCCCCGCAACTGGCGGCCATTTTCTGCCACGGGTTCGGCGCGCCGGGTGACGACCTTGTGCCGCTGGGAGCGCAGTTGCTGCAGCAGTTCCCCAGCCTGCTCGATCAGGTCGAAATTCTGATGCCGTGCGCACCGCTGTCGCTGGCGGATCAGGGCTTGCCCAACAGCCGGGCCTGGTGGCCGCTCGATCTCGAACGGCTGTCGCGGACGATCGAACTCTCCAACTTCGACGACCTGCGCCGCGAGGTTCCCGATCAACTGGCGACCTCGCGCGAACTGCTGCTCGATCTGATCAAAGAGGTCATGACCACGCGAGGCCTCTCCGCGGGCCAGATTGTGCTGGGAGGCTTTTCCCAGGGGTCGATGCTGGCGACGGATGTGGCGATGCGGATGCCGGAACCGCCGGGCGGATTGATCATCTGGTCAGGAACGCTGCTGAACGAAGAGGACTGGACGCAGCGCGCTCCCCGGTTAAAGGACGTGCCGGTCGTGCAGAGCCACGGTCGCGAAGACCCGATTCTGCCCTACGAGTCGGCAACCTGGCTGCGGGATCTGCTGACGGGTGCGGGAGCCAAGATCAAATTCATCGGCTTTCGCGGTCCGCACACGATTCCCAACGAAGCTGTGAAGGCGGCCGGCCAGTTGCTGGAAAGCCTGCTCGACACGTCGACAGAGACGCATTGA